In Nitrospirota bacterium, the following proteins share a genomic window:
- a CDS encoding pyridoxal-phosphate dependent enzyme codes for GAGFYPGVLNTKIYDEIITVANADAADMTRQLAVKEGILAGISSGAALWAALKVSQKIGKDKKIVVVFPDRGDRYLSTGLFNPAG; via the coding sequence AGGCGCGGGTTTTTATCCTGGGGTTTTAAATACAAAAATTTATGATGAAATAATTACCGTTGCCAATGCAGATGCGGCTGATATGACAAGACAGCTTGCCGTGAAAGAAGGCATTCTTGCAGGCATTTCCTCAGGCGCGGCCTTATGGGCGGCGCTTAAAGTATCGCAGAAAATCGGAAAAGATAAAAAAATTGTCGTTGTCTTCCCGGACCGCGGAGACAGATATTTAAGCACGGGGCTTTTTAATCCGGCGGGCTGA
- a CDS encoding very short patch repair endonuclease: MDTFSKSERSKIMASVKSRGNKSTELQFVSILKDKGITGWRRNYPLIGNPDFVFLRERTAVFIDGCFWHSCPLHCRMPASNENYWNNKIEKNKIRDKKITRTLRAKGWQVIRVWEHEIKSNKVNHKLNRMHNKSLR, from the coding sequence ATGGATACCTTTTCAAAATCTGAACGCTCAAAAATAATGGCAAGCGTGAAGTCCCGAGGCAATAAATCCACAGAGCTTCAGTTTGTTTCTATCCTCAAGGACAAGGGCATCACAGGATGGCGTCGTAATTATCCTTTGATCGGCAATCCAGATTTTGTTTTTCTGAGAGAGAGAACCGCTGTGTTTATTGATGGTTGCTTTTGGCATAGTTGCCCCTTGCATTGCCGAATGCCAGCTTCAAATGAAAACTACTGGAACAACAAGATTGAAAAAAATAAAATTAGAGACAAGAAGATAACAAGAACATTGAGGGCAAAGGGCTGGCAAGTGATTAGAGTCTGGGAACACGAAATCAAGTCAAACAAAGTTAATCATAAATTAAACAGAATGCACAATAAGTCACTGCGCTGA
- the dcm gene encoding DNA (cytosine-5-)-methyltransferase: MSNLIKKNGKAIRFIDLFCGIGGFRLAIEQAAADLGIPIKCKFSSDIDEDCQKAYEANFGEKPIGDITAINAEDIPDHDILLAGFPCQPFSIIGHRHGFKDTRGTLFFDIARILKAKQPSVFLLENVKLLAGHNNGKTLKRIMQALRELGYYADFRVLNALNFGLPQKRERIFIIGFKKPCSFDWPEGGISMTPLHEILEDYVPEQYYASEHIRKNRLKKHKLTKEPTIWHENKAGHISAYPYSCALRAGASYNYLLVNGERRLTLREMLRLQGFPDSFNIICNYSQTRKQAGNSLPVPVAKAVLRNLFIAHSWHNSYNEYDYYNLQYPIVNGQVTMLEERAKYGKKSKIKNGREIQAAISAK, translated from the coding sequence ATGTCAAATTTGATTAAGAAAAACGGCAAGGCAATTAGATTCATTGATTTATTCTGTGGCATTGGTGGATTTCGTTTGGCAATTGAGCAAGCTGCTGCTGATTTAGGAATACCTATTAAATGTAAGTTTTCCAGTGATATAGACGAAGATTGCCAGAAAGCTTATGAAGCAAACTTCGGAGAGAAACCCATCGGAGATATTACAGCAATCAACGCCGAGGATATACCAGACCATGACATTCTTCTTGCTGGTTTTCCATGTCAGCCTTTCAGCATTATTGGACACAGACATGGATTTAAAGACACTCGTGGCACTCTTTTCTTTGATATTGCCCGCATACTTAAAGCAAAGCAGCCATCTGTATTTTTACTAGAGAACGTTAAGTTGTTAGCAGGACATAATAACGGCAAGACACTCAAGCGGATTATGCAGGCATTAAGAGAGTTAGGGTATTATGCTGATTTTCGTGTTTTAAACGCGCTGAATTTTGGACTTCCCCAAAAGAGAGAGCGTATTTTTATCATCGGATTTAAAAAACCTTGTTCATTTGATTGGCCGGAAGGCGGCATATCCATGACCCCGTTGCATGAGATTTTAGAAGACTATGTGCCTGAACAATACTATGCCTCAGAACATATCAGAAAGAACCGACTAAAAAAACATAAGCTCACAAAAGAACCGACAATCTGGCATGAAAATAAAGCGGGACATATCAGCGCATATCCATATTCCTGCGCTTTGCGTGCTGGAGCTTCATACAACTATTTGTTAGTTAACGGCGAGAGAAGGCTTACTCTGCGTGAAATGTTACGGTTACAAGGATTCCCAGATAGCTTTAACATCATATGTAATTATAGTCAAACCAGAAAGCAGGCGGGTAACAGCCTTCCAGTGCCTGTAGCCAAAGCGGTTCTAAGAAATTTATTCATAGCGCATAGCTGGCATAACAGCTACAACGAATATGATTACTACAATCTTCAATATCCAATAGTTAATGGACAGGTAACGATGCTCGAAGAAAGGGCAAAATATGGCAAAAAGTCCAAAATTAAGAACGGTAGAGAAATACAAGCCGCCATATCTGCTAAATAA
- a CDS encoding AAA family ATPase translates to MIKKVEMENLYKCCEPSELPFNSTDDIPSLKETIVQERALKALDFGLGIDSHGFNIYILGESGTGKMTTIKAILSEKAKDEHVPDDWCYVYNFKNPDVPNSLSLPPGKGMSFQKDMDELVNILKQEIPKVFESKEYEKQRTKTFEEFQQKQKVLFSELEQEVKEKDFSLRKTVSGLALVPVKKTGESLSEEEYESLEPKVRKKVEEIGRQLQEKLDDVVRLVREAEKKVKEKIVQLERQAALSAVGHLIDEIKNKYKETPKVSGFLDDVKEDILEHLDDFKPQEEQPAVLPFMKPVKTEPSFIRYSVNVLINNSGQKGAPVVIESNPTYYNLFGRIEHKLQYGMAITDFSMIKAGSLHKANGGYLVIDAMDLLKNIFAYDALKRTIKDREIRIEDVWEQYRLISTVTLRPEAVPFNVKVVLVGNPWLYYMLYNLDEEYSELFKVKADFENRMNRNNENMLKYAGFMRTKCAEKGLLPFDRSGIAKIVEYGSRLAEHQGKLSVKFSEIVDILKEADHWAKKEKSTIVNASHVKQAFDEKAYRHNKVEKKIQEAIQEGTILMATSGSVIGQINGLSVIDLGDYRFGVPSRITAKTYIGKAGIVNIERETKMSGKIHEKAIMILIAYLGGKYAKKQSLTLSASLTFEQLYGGVEGDSATCAEVYALLSSISGIPVKQSVAITGSMNQHGEVQPIGGVNEKIEGFFEVCKISGLDGMHAVIIPGRNIKNLMLKKEVIDAVRNGKFSIYAIDNIEDGIEYLTGIKPGELQPDGNYPEGTMNSLVAKKLQEFSEAMKEKKESENSNEAGKEKNNK, encoded by the coding sequence ATGATTAAGAAAGTGGAAATGGAAAATCTCTACAAATGCTGCGAACCGTCAGAACTGCCGTTTAATTCAACCGATGATATCCCTTCATTAAAAGAAACCATTGTACAGGAGCGGGCCTTAAAAGCGCTGGATTTCGGTCTGGGAATTGACAGCCACGGATTTAACATTTATATCTTAGGCGAGAGCGGCACAGGCAAAATGACTACGATTAAAGCCATCCTCTCTGAAAAGGCAAAGGACGAGCATGTGCCTGACGACTGGTGCTATGTCTATAATTTTAAAAATCCCGATGTGCCGAACTCACTGAGCCTTCCGCCAGGAAAAGGCATGTCCTTTCAGAAGGATATGGATGAATTGGTAAATATCCTGAAACAGGAAATACCAAAGGTCTTTGAATCAAAAGAGTATGAAAAGCAGAGAACCAAGACCTTTGAGGAATTCCAGCAAAAGCAAAAGGTGCTTTTTTCAGAGCTTGAGCAGGAGGTTAAGGAAAAAGATTTTTCATTACGCAAGACCGTAAGCGGTCTTGCGCTGGTCCCGGTAAAAAAGACAGGTGAATCTCTGAGCGAGGAAGAATACGAAAGCCTTGAACCAAAAGTAAGGAAAAAGGTAGAGGAGATCGGAAGACAGCTTCAGGAAAAGCTTGATGATGTCGTAAGGCTGGTAAGAGAAGCGGAAAAAAAGGTTAAAGAGAAGATAGTCCAACTGGAAAGACAGGCTGCGCTGTCGGCAGTCGGTCATTTAATTGATGAAATTAAAAATAAATATAAAGAAACCCCTAAGGTGTCCGGCTTTCTTGACGATGTAAAGGAAGATATTCTTGAACATCTTGATGATTTCAAGCCTCAGGAAGAACAGCCTGCGGTGCTGCCATTTATGAAGCCCGTAAAAACAGAGCCGTCATTCATAAGATACTCGGTAAATGTACTTATAAACAACAGCGGTCAGAAAGGCGCGCCCGTTGTAATTGAAAGCAACCCTACGTATTACAATCTCTTTGGAAGGATTGAACATAAACTCCAATACGGCATGGCTATAACCGACTTCAGTATGATAAAGGCAGGCTCCCTGCACAAGGCAAACGGAGGCTATCTTGTCATTGACGCCATGGACCTTCTCAAAAATATTTTTGCCTATGATGCTCTGAAAAGAACAATCAAGGACAGGGAAATACGGATTGAAGACGTCTGGGAGCAATACCGGCTTATCTCAACCGTAACATTAAGGCCTGAGGCAGTACCCTTCAACGTAAAGGTCGTGCTGGTCGGAAACCCATGGCTTTACTACATGCTTTATAACCTTGATGAAGAATACAGCGAGCTCTTTAAGGTTAAGGCTGATTTTGAAAACCGCATGAACAGGAATAATGAAAACATGCTGAAATACGCAGGCTTTATGCGGACAAAGTGTGCGGAAAAAGGGCTGCTGCCGTTTGACCGCAGCGGCATTGCAAAAATAGTTGAATACGGCTCAAGGCTTGCAGAACACCAGGGAAAGCTTTCAGTAAAATTTAGCGAGATCGTCGACATATTAAAGGAAGCAGACCACTGGGCAAAAAAAGAGAAAAGCACTATTGTAAATGCTTCCCATGTAAAGCAGGCGTTTGACGAAAAGGCCTACCGCCACAACAAGGTTGAGAAAAAAATACAGGAGGCTATTCAGGAAGGCACAATACTTATGGCTACAAGCGGCTCTGTAATCGGGCAGATTAACGGGCTTTCGGTCATTGACCTCGGAGACTACAGGTTCGGCGTCCCGTCAAGAATCACCGCAAAGACTTACATCGGCAAGGCAGGCATAGTAAATATTGAGAGGGAAACAAAAATGAGCGGGAAAATTCATGAAAAGGCAATAATGATCCTTATTGCCTACCTTGGCGGAAAATATGCAAAAAAACAATCGCTCACCCTTTCGGCGTCACTTACGTTTGAACAGCTCTACGGCGGGGTTGAAGGCGACAGCGCAACCTGCGCTGAAGTCTACGCTCTTTTAAGCAGCATCTCGGGAATCCCGGTAAAACAGTCGGTTGCCATAACCGGCTCTATGAATCAGCACGGAGAGGTTCAGCCGATAGGCGGTGTCAACGAAAAAATTGAAGGGTTTTTTGAAGTCTGCAAAATCTCCGGGCTTGACGGAATGCACGCTGTAATTATCCCGGGCAGGAATATTAAAAACCTGATGCTCAAAAAAGAGGTGATTGATGCTGTCAGGAACGGAAAATTCAGCATATACGCAATTGATAATATAGAAGACGGCATAGAGTACCTCACAGGTATCAAGCCGGGAGAACTGCAGCCCGACGGGAACTACCCTGAGGGTACGATGAATTCCCTCGTTGCAAAAAAACTCCAGGAGTTCTCTGAGGCCATGAAGGAGAAAAAAGAATCAGAGAATAGCAACGAGGCAGGAAAAGAAAAAAACAATAAGTAA
- a CDS encoding lysophospholipid acyltransferase family protein — MQKSLRRQTILRLIEAALCIFIMLIFGSLPKRLSLMAGEFLGLCLFFLLGKRRRIALKNIEIAQNGGLTLSASPSKTVRSHFISLGRSFSELSLISFGRDSLMKDITFEGIAHYKKAKEKGRGVLIITGHCGNWELLSLACSRNGFPLSVVARQMNNPYLNRFLERLRTKFGNKVVYKSGALKEVLGILKKGGTAGILMDQSVTENEAVITEFLGEKVYAMKIPALLAIKTGAAVVPIFIKYLGGGRHRAWYEEEITIMETGNIEHDTVSNTRLFLSSIEKYIKETPAEWLWIHRRWKLSHGRLY, encoded by the coding sequence ATGCAAAAGTCCCTCCGGAGGCAAACTATCCTGCGGCTTATTGAAGCCGCTTTATGCATTTTCATCATGCTGATTTTCGGAAGCCTCCCAAAGAGGCTGTCGCTTATGGCAGGTGAATTCCTCGGGCTTTGCTTGTTTTTTCTGCTGGGTAAACGGAGAAGAATTGCCCTTAAAAATATTGAGATAGCGCAAAACGGAGGATTAACGCTTTCAGCCTCCCCGTCAAAGACAGTGCGCAGTCATTTCATATCCCTCGGCAGGTCCTTTTCAGAACTTTCATTGATTTCATTCGGAAGGGATTCTCTTATGAAAGACATCACCTTTGAAGGCATCGCACACTATAAAAAAGCAAAAGAAAAAGGGCGGGGAGTCCTCATAATTACAGGGCATTGCGGGAACTGGGAATTATTGTCGCTTGCATGTTCACGGAATGGATTTCCGCTCTCTGTAGTTGCAAGACAGATGAATAATCCTTATCTGAACAGGTTTTTAGAAAGGCTCAGGACAAAATTCGGGAATAAAGTTGTTTACAAATCAGGCGCCCTTAAAGAGGTGCTCGGTATACTGAAAAAAGGCGGGACTGCCGGCATTCTCATGGACCAGAGCGTAACAGAAAACGAGGCCGTGATAACAGAATTTTTGGGAGAAAAGGTCTATGCTATGAAAATACCCGCACTGCTTGCAATAAAGACAGGCGCCGCAGTTGTGCCTATATTTATCAAATATCTCGGAGGAGGCAGGCACCGCGCATGGTATGAAGAAGAAATAACAATCATGGAAACCGGAAACATAGAGCATGATACTGTTTCCAACACAAGGCTTTTTTTAAGCAGTATAGAAAAATATATAAAGGAAACTCCGGCGGAATGGTTATGGATTCACAGGCGCTGGAAATTAAGTCATGGCAGACTGTACTAA
- a CDS encoding HAD-IIIA family hydrolase codes for MADCTKKILIRGVNWIGDAVLTLPAVRAVRVAYPDAYISLLVKPWGSGIFEESPDINEIIIYEDRFNTAAGKFKLAKILRAKKFDMAILLQNAFDAALVAWLSGIPARIGYGTDCRSLLLTKIVTVQRSAFSVQRKNGKKITRLHQVYYYLNLLKEALNIEPCGIEPYIYLKKDEAYEARNLLNSSFILHPSSLIIGINPGAAYGSAKRWVPKKFAGLIRRIIVELNGNVILFGSKSELEITDEIIRLVNGEQSAPGKKLTVNSPLPFSNPLRITHYASRILNLAGKTSLRQLAALISECDAFITNDSGPMHIASAMSVPLVAIFGSTDPNATGPLGARHKVISKELSCSPCLKRKCPEGHLNCMEAVNVDDVFNALTEVLPKERAVFLDRDGTIIEDANYLNSFDRLKILPDIPESLMKLKSAGFKLIGITNQSGIARGIVSKKFVKESNAYLQKTLGIDAFYYCPHHPDDNCICRKPETRLLRKARSEHGVNLKASYMIGDKPLDALAARQAGAKGILLLKGSEDSRGQVIKGSSTTAQDEETADYVAVNFKEAVKWILEQKD; via the coding sequence ATGGCAGACTGTACTAAAAAAATTCTCATAAGAGGAGTCAACTGGATCGGCGACGCCGTCCTTACTCTACCGGCAGTCCGCGCAGTCAGGGTGGCATATCCCGACGCCTACATCAGCCTGCTCGTAAAACCGTGGGGTTCAGGGATATTTGAAGAAAGCCCGGACATAAACGAAATCATCATCTATGAGGACAGGTTTAATACGGCTGCCGGGAAATTCAAACTTGCAAAGATACTGCGCGCAAAAAAATTTGATATGGCAATACTTCTTCAAAATGCCTTTGACGCCGCTCTTGTTGCATGGCTTTCAGGAATACCGGCAAGAATAGGCTACGGCACAGACTGCAGAAGTTTATTGCTTACAAAGATAGTGACCGTTCAGCGTTCAGCGTTCAGCGTTCAGCGTAAAAACGGTAAAAAAATTACTCGCCTGCATCAGGTTTATTATTATCTGAACCTGCTGAAAGAGGCATTAAACATTGAACCCTGCGGCATAGAACCCTATATTTATCTAAAAAAAGACGAAGCATACGAGGCAAGAAACCTTCTTAATTCATCCTTCATCCTTCATCCTTCATCCCTTATTATCGGCATCAACCCCGGCGCGGCTTACGGCTCTGCAAAGAGATGGGTGCCTAAGAAATTTGCCGGATTAATCCGCAGGATAATAGTTGAGTTAAATGGAAATGTAATACTTTTCGGGAGTAAATCTGAACTTGAAATCACAGACGAGATAATCAGACTGGTTAACGGTGAACAATCAGCCCCAGGTAAAAAACTAACAGTTAACAGCCCTCTACCATTCTCTAACCCATTACGCATTACGCATTACGCATCACGCATACTTAATCTTGCGGGAAAGACCAGCCTTAGACAGCTTGCGGCATTAATTTCAGAGTGTGATGCATTTATTACAAACGATTCAGGACCCATGCACATTGCATCTGCAATGTCTGTACCTCTGGTTGCAATCTTCGGTTCAACAGACCCGAATGCAACAGGACCACTCGGGGCAAGGCACAAAGTTATCAGCAAGGAACTTTCATGCAGTCCTTGTTTAAAAAGAAAATGCCCTGAAGGACATCTTAACTGCATGGAAGCTGTCAATGTTGACGACGTGTTTAACGCATTAACAGAAGTCCTGCCGAAAGAAAGGGCGGTATTCCTTGACAGAGACGGAACAATTATAGAAGATGCAAATTATCTGAATTCATTTGACAGGCTGAAAATACTACCGGATATCCCTGAAAGTTTAATGAAATTAAAATCAGCGGGGTTTAAACTTATCGGCATAACAAACCAGTCCGGAATTGCAAGGGGGATTGTGAGCAAAAAATTTGTAAAGGAGTCAAATGCCTACCTGCAGAAAACGCTCGGCATTGACGCATTTTACTACTGTCCCCATCATCCTGACGACAACTGTATCTGCAGAAAGCCGGAAACGAGGCTCTTAAGGAAAGCCCGCTCTGAACACGGAGTAAATCTGAAAGCATCTTATATGATAGGTGATAAACCGCTGGATGCGCTTGCCGCCAGACAGGCAGGCGCAAAAGGGATACTTCTTTTAAAAGGGTCCGAAGACTCAAGGGGTCAAGTGATTAAGGGGTCAAGCACAACAGCACAAGATGAAGAAACTGCGGATTATGTTGCAGTGAATTTTAAAGAGGCGGTAAAGTGGATTCTGGAACAGAAAGACTAA
- a CDS encoding B12-binding domain-containing radical SAM protein gives MKILLVYPKTPDTFWSFKHALKFISKKASLPPLGLLTVAAMLPEEWEKKLVDMNISDLHDEEINWADYVFISGMSIQKNTAREVISRCKKLGVKTVAGGPLFTSSHDEFPEADYLVLNEAEITLPQFLEDLKNGCAKRIYIAGDIKASVLETPIPLWRLADIKKYASMNLQYSRGCPFNCEFCDITMLYGHAPRTKDKYQVIAELEAIYSMGWRSGVFFVDDNFIGNKRKLKTEILPAIIEWMAIRRHPFTFITQLSINLSDDEDLMQLMVQAGFDTVFIGIETPNEESLSECSKSQNKMRDLISCVKKIQNFGLQVQAGFIVGFDNDPLSIFHTQIKFIQESGIATAMVGLLNALRGTRLYHRLKDENRLLKDVTGDNTDCSINFIPKMQHETLVDGYKKIINKIYSPNHYYERVRTFLREYRPLDNRAVFQLRLDHFNAFFKSILILGVVGKERFQYWKLLLWTMYRRPKLFPLSVTLAIYGFHFRKVFENHVRNSSLSLSVPESTLPPL, from the coding sequence ATGAAGATACTTCTTGTATATCCCAAGACCCCTGATACTTTCTGGAGTTTTAAGCACGCCTTAAAATTTATCTCTAAAAAGGCAAGCCTTCCTCCTCTCGGTTTACTGACTGTTGCCGCAATGCTGCCTGAGGAATGGGAGAAAAAGCTTGTGGATATGAATATTTCAGACCTGCATGATGAAGAAATTAATTGGGCTGATTATGTTTTTATCAGCGGTATGTCAATACAGAAAAATACTGCACGGGAGGTTATCTCCCGCTGTAAAAAATTAGGCGTTAAGACAGTGGCGGGCGGTCCTCTTTTCACGAGCAGTCATGATGAATTTCCTGAGGCGGATTATCTGGTTTTGAATGAGGCTGAAATCACACTGCCGCAATTTTTGGAGGATTTGAAAAACGGGTGCGCCAAGCGTATTTACATCGCCGGTGATATAAAGGCGAGTGTTTTGGAGACGCCTATCCCGCTCTGGAGACTTGCCGATATAAAAAAATACGCGTCTATGAATCTTCAGTATTCGCGGGGCTGTCCTTTTAATTGTGAATTTTGCGATATTACAATGCTCTACGGACATGCGCCGAGGACCAAGGACAAGTACCAGGTTATAGCGGAACTGGAGGCAATATATTCAATGGGCTGGAGGAGCGGAGTATTTTTTGTTGATGATAATTTTATCGGCAATAAGAGAAAATTAAAAACAGAAATCCTGCCTGCCATTATAGAATGGATGGCAATAAGAAGGCATCCGTTTACCTTTATTACACAGTTGTCCATAAACCTGTCTGATGATGAAGATCTTATGCAGTTGATGGTGCAGGCAGGTTTTGATACTGTATTCATCGGCATTGAAACTCCTAATGAAGAAAGCCTGTCTGAATGCAGTAAGTCACAGAACAAAATGCGCGACCTTATATCCTGCGTCAAAAAAATCCAGAACTTCGGGCTTCAGGTTCAGGCCGGGTTTATCGTTGGTTTTGATAATGACCCGCTCTCAATATTTCATACACAGATTAAATTCATTCAGGAAAGCGGGATTGCTACTGCTATGGTTGGTTTGTTAAATGCGCTCCGCGGCACCAGGCTGTACCACCGGCTTAAGGATGAAAACCGTTTATTAAAGGATGTCACCGGGGATAATACGGACTGTTCAATAAATTTCATCCCCAAAATGCAGCATGAGACTCTTGTTGACGGGTATAAGAAAATCATCAATAAAATCTATTCGCCGAATCATTATTATGAGCGCGTCAGGACGTTTTTAAGAGAGTACAGGCCTCTGGATAACAGGGCGGTTTTTCAATTGCGCCTTGATCATTTCAACGCATTTTTCAAATCCATTTTGATTCTGGGTGTGGTAGGGAAAGAGAGATTTCAATATTGGAAGCTTCTCCTCTGGACTATGTACAGGCGGCCTAAACTTTTCCCTCTGTCGGTCACTCTGGCAATTTACGGCTTTCATTTCAGAAAGGTTTTTGAGAATCACGTGAGAAATAGTTCTCTTAGTCTTTCTGTTCCAGAATCCACTTTACCGCCTCTTTAA
- a CDS encoding HEAT repeat domain-containing protein, translating to MGQSTETKEMIADYMENGFLNDIIDMFKNDRRLFTFLGGLIADERSRVRLGTVALVEELREMYINEIARAIPDIAESLNAVNPIIRADAAYLLGVINHKNALPYLSKAVNDENPLVREAVEETIAFISDLSEEIGTN from the coding sequence ATGGGACAGTCTACTGAAACTAAAGAGATGATTGCCGATTATATGGAAAACGGTTTTCTGAACGACATAATAGATATGTTTAAGAACGACAGGAGACTGTTCACATTTTTAGGCGGTTTGATTGCAGATGAAAGAAGCAGAGTGAGGCTCGGCACTGTTGCTCTTGTTGAGGAACTGCGGGAAATGTACATTAATGAAATTGCCAGAGCCATCCCTGACATAGCGGAAAGTCTTAATGCCGTAAACCCGATTATCAGGGCTGATGCCGCATATCTTTTAGGAGTAATTAACCATAAAAATGCATTGCCTTATTTGTCAAAAGCTGTCAATGATGAAAATCCGCTTGTAAGAGAGGCCGTGGAGGAAACCATAGCTTTTATATCAGACCTGTCAGAAGAAATCGGGACCAATTAA
- the ribD gene encoding bifunctional diaminohydroxyphosphoribosylaminopyrimidine deaminase/5-amino-6-(5-phosphoribosylamino)uracil reductase RibD: MKKALALAAKGTGMTSPNPMVGAVIVRGNKIIAADYHRKAGMPHAEILALKKAGTRARGATLFITLEPCCHTDKRTPPCTKSIINSEIKKVVVAMKDPNPKVNGRGIKELANAGIKTEYGIMEKEAKKLNEAFIKFITKKEPFVILKIAQSIDGKIATSKGRSKWITGENSRRYVHKLRSSVDAVLTGIGTVLKDNPSLTSRIRGGKNPYRVIVDTSLRIPLNAKVIKHKDLKTIIAAIPPHPCLPDRQAPLSKGGIKGRYQKKVDILKNLGAQVLIVKAKNGKVDLKALMKELGKLNIMSLMIEGGSSINASALSDKVVDKVMFFIAPKIMGGSDSISSVGGKSPALLKNAFRIKNLQIKKMGEDLLLEGSL; this comes from the coding sequence ATGAAAAAAGCCTTAGCCCTTGCCGCAAAAGGGACCGGCATGACAAGCCCTAATCCCATGGTAGGCGCGGTCATCGTCAGGGGCAATAAGATAATTGCGGCAGACTACCACAGGAAGGCAGGCATGCCTCATGCAGAGATTCTTGCCCTGAAAAAGGCAGGAACAAGGGCCAGGGGAGCAACGCTTTTTATAACGCTTGAACCCTGCTGTCATACCGACAAGAGAACCCCCCCATGCACTAAATCAATCATCAATTCGGAAATTAAAAAAGTAGTAGTGGCAATGAAAGACCCAAACCCTAAAGTCAACGGCAGAGGCATTAAAGAGCTTGCGAACGCAGGCATCAAAACAGAATACGGGATTATGGAAAAAGAGGCAAAAAAACTGAATGAGGCGTTTATTAAATTCATCACTAAAAAAGAGCCTTTTGTAATATTAAAAATCGCCCAGAGTATTGACGGCAAAATCGCAACGTCAAAGGGCCGGTCCAAATGGATTACAGGCGAAAATTCAAGGAGGTATGTCCACAAACTCCGCAGTAGCGTGGATGCTGTGCTCACAGGCATCGGAACTGTTTTAAAAGACAACCCATCGCTGACGTCCAGAATCAGGGGCGGTAAAAATCCTTACAGAGTAATAGTTGACACAAGTCTCAGGATACCGCTTAATGCAAAAGTAATAAAACATAAAGACCTGAAAACAATCATTGCTGCAATCCCCCCTCACCCCTGCCTACCGGACAGGCAGGCCCCTTTGTCAAAGGGGGGAATAAAGGGGAGATATCAGAAAAAAGTTGACATACTAAAGAACCTTGGCGCTCAGGTACTGATAGTCAAGGCAAAAAACGGGAAGGTTGATTTGAAAGCGCTTATGAAAGAACTTGGTAAATTAAATATTATGAGTCTGATGATTGAGGGCGGCTCATCAATAAACGCCTCTGCCCTTTCAGATAAAGTCGTGGACAAGGTTATGTTTTTCATTGCGCCCAAGATAATGGGCGGCTCAGACTCTATTTCATCTGTCGGCGGAAAATCGCCTGCCCTGCTAAAAAATGCGTTCAGGATAAAGAATCTACAGATAAAAAAAATGGGGGAGGATTTGCTTTTGGAAGGCAGCCTTTAA